The DNA window TGTGGGATTTGAACTAATTTGGTATTCGTCGTCTAGGAATTGAAGCCCTAGAATGAAATGAATtgcaatttttatgaaaaagatCAAGATAAAAGCCTAATACACCTAAAACCCTATAGATCACAAGATGAaaactttcttcttcttttttaccGAAAATCGAACATGGAAGTCACCGGAAAAGGAAAAAGTAGTACTCGTCTAAGTGCAATATGGGTGAGAAAAGCAACTATTATATCCTGATGATGGGCTTTATTCCACCTTATATCGTGTACTGAATGTGTAAGCTACAAACATTCCTTCACAAAAAATGTACGATAAGTCGATAACCTAAACGCCATACGCTGAAGGAGGTGTGAAGCAACTTTGAGTCTCCACACCCTGCTATTGCTTGCTACTCACCATTTTATTCTAATTCCAGTAATGTAGTGATCAAAATGTTTGTCTGGGAATTTTGACTTCATGTTTCTTGCCTTGCTTGTGCTATTAGTATTCCAATTGCAAATATTGTTTTTAGCCAACTTGACCGTTTGATTGTGCGTGAACATATCCATAGTTTGTTGTCATTTTGGTGGAATTTGTTCTTGTATGGATATTAATGTTAGTGGTTTTAGTCTGTCATATAAAAGCATGTTTGATGTCATTCAAGCTATGTTCGCTTGTAGTAAGTTTGATGGGAGTAGAAGAATAGATTTTAAATCTCTATGATTGTAGCAAGTTTGATGGGAAATATTTTTCTAGCTGAGTAAGTTGGTAGTCAATCTGGTATGCTCTGAGTAATGGCTTATTTGATTTCACACAGAGCCCCTTTGGAATGTCCCACCAGCAAGCCCTAGCGCACGTTACTGCTCAGGCGGCATTGTCTCACTCTATCATGCACATACAAGAAGATTTTCAGCATTCTTCATCCGCAGAAGCCATAGCTAACCATTCTTCCTCTGCAAAGACGGAAGCTCTCATGCAGCCGACAAAACCTTCGCCTCCTGATCCTGAGAACATGAACAAAGAGTCAGCCGAAGCTTCCCAATCTGGTAAAACTGCTGCTACTGATAAACCGGCAAACGATGGTTACAACTGGAGAAAATACGGGCAGAAGAATGTCAAGGCAAGTGAATGCCCTAGAAGCTACTACAAATGTACACATCCGAATTGTCCTGTCAGGAAGAAGGTCGAGCGAACTTTAGATGGCCATATATCTGAGATTACGTATAAAGGGCAGCACAACCATGATCCTCCTAAACCCACTAAAGGGGGAAAAGATAGTTTGGCTTTGGATACATCAACAAATGCCCAGGTGAATTCTGTTCTCGCTTCTCAGAAACAGACCGAAACTGCAAGGTTAAGTGAGTCCCAAAATCCCCCCACAACTTCTCAGCAGTCATTTGATCCTTACACAGTCGCTACTCATAAAGACGGCACAAAAGACACTGCAATAGTGGTAGATGAAGGTGATGTTGATGTACCAACTGCCAAAAGAAGGTCAAAATAATATCTTCCTTCCCCTATTCTTGTTTTCTCCTATTATATCTATCATATATCATCTCAAACAAGCAAACTTACTTGGAATTGCAGAAGCCTGGATAATAGTCAATCTGTACCAGCTTCGTCGCATCAAGCAGCTCCAGACTCGAAGATTGTGTTGCAGACGAGAAGTGAAGTTGATCTTTTGGATGATGGTTACAAATGGAGAAAATATGGGCAGAAAGTGGTCAAGGGAAATCCTCATCCAAGGTAAACTGCTAATAAATTTGTACCTAGTATCTGCTTGCACTCATCTGAATTCTAGTCACCTTGAttatatgaataaattaaaGAACTGGGAGACGAACACACACCGAGTATTGACAAATTTTGAATGACAATTTTAATCCATGTTTCACCTTTCACCTTTAATAACATATCACCTGTGTAACCGGACAATTATCTTGGACCATGTTGGCATTGGGTGGTAGGTTTGATTGACAATACATATGATTCGACTTTCAAGTATATTGAAAACATTACAATATCAGACAAGCTCAAAATTGTTCAGTCCATCAAATTATATACCTATAGTTTGGATAATCAATTCCGCATAGAGTACGGAGTAGGATATACGATTCTTTGCAGATATGAGTTTGATGCATTTTCTGAATTTGCCCTTGTTAACTTACATAATATAAGCTTACTTGCTTGATTATAACGATTAAAAGAGGTATGGTTGGAGAAATCCTAGCAATGAAGATCAAAATACCGAATCTTCAAGAAGTAAACCGTAGTTTTGTGTGCATGTGCAGGAGTTACTACAGATGTACATATGCAGGGTGTAATGTACGTAAACATGTAGAGAGGGCTTCAGCAGATCCGAAATCAGTCATTACCACGTACGAGGGCAAGCATAACCATGACATCCCGATAGGGAAGCATGGAGCAGCGAGTCAGCATGTGAAAACACAAAAGGTTACAGCATCAAATGACCTTTCAGAAATTGGCTATGGAAACAAAGACCAAATACCAACAACTTTACAGCTCAAAGAAGAACATATTGCAACGTGATGTGCCCTCACAAAAAAAACACGGCCTTCTGTAGCTTTTGCATCTTCAACCTGTTTACTCAGACGAGGGAAGAAGAGTCGCAATGCAGCACGGCAGAATCTCCCCCTATACTGTAAGATTAAATAAAGATCTATAGTTGTACTTGGCTTTTATTTTTGTACCTGCGATTGATATTAAACAAGAATGTGATAAATGTTAATAATATTGAATTCTGGGGGTGTTGTTATAGGGGAGCATATACTCGGTGTGTATAATGTATTTAGATGCAGTCAACTTAGTGTGTTTAATTATAACATTTGCTTAGATATaggattatatttatttatggaCCTTTGTTACATCAAAGATTGAGATTGATATTGATCTTCTTTATGATAAAAATGTATTGTCTCGTCTCGTTATAAATTAGTATCAAATAGTATATAGAATAGGAGAGCAAAACAAAATATGCAACAAGCTTAATAATCATTGGAGAAACGAAAATAGTGAATGAATATCGGCCTTTAGCTCTCCGCACGCACCGCGAAACACAGCACACCCGTGATAGAAACAACAAAAATGGGCAGCAAATTGACATTCATCGATTCTCCTCTTCTCCacactctctctttctctctctctttctctctcctttcCTTTCCTCCGCCACTTCTCAAGAGGAAGAAAACAAACTCCACTGCAACAAGTTCTTCTCTATCAAGGGAACACGAGCGAGATGTTGTGTAAGGGGTGGTGAATGTGAATCTCATTTTGCATCGCACCCCTTCCAACACCTGACCCGTTCGCCCATCTGGGCGGGTCCGAACACATCGCGGTATTGGACCCCGGTGTATGGGCATATAGCGGGTCATGGGTTGCATTAACTCGAAGAATACGCAGACCGAGTCTCCTGAATACCGCCGTCGCCACTCCTCAACGTCGTCGCGGAGGAGGAACATTAATGGTCGGCGGCGACCGTCCGCAGCCTCGTCGCTGCTGCACAGCACGACATCATATGGGCCGCTGGAGGGGATAAAGGAGGAGCCGGAGAAGGAGGAAGGGCTGGtggaggatgaggaagaggTGTACATCAAGGAGAAGGATAGCTCGCGGCATTCTTCCGTGAATAGGAAGGCTGCTCTTTTTAGCTTTAAGTTTGGGAGGATGACGGAAGGAGAGCACGTGGCGGCAGGATGGCCGTCATGGCTATCTGCCGCCGCGGGGGAAGTCATTGAAGGCATGCTGCCTTTAAGAGCGGACTCTTTCAAAAGATTAGAAAAGGTATACATACCTACTTATCCTTTTACTTTATCCATCCCTAATTCCCTATTGCTATTAGTATTTTCTATGCATGGCTCATTTGTACTTCCTTTGTCCCTTTGTCCCAAGTTAGTTGGTGCATATCTTTTGAaaacgtgattttaaaaattgttgTTTAAATattaaagtatgagagagaataaagtaagggaTAAAATACATATTTTGCAAATAAATATGAGCCAACTACATTGGAATGGCTCAAAAGTTGAATACGAGTCGATTACTTTGGAAGAGAATtgattgatttaattatttCGAACTTTTGTTAATGGATTTCCGAATAGATTGGACAAGGTACATATAGTGAGGTGTATCGGGCACGACATATAGAAAGCGGAAAAACCTTTGCAGTGAAGAAGGTGCGGTTCGACAGTTTCCAACCAAAGAGCGTTAAATTCATGGCTCGTGAGATTCGGATTTTGCGGAGACTGGACCATCCTAACGTGATGAAGCTCGAGGGCATCATCACTTCTAAATTGTCTTCTCATATATACCTCGTTTTCGAATATATGGAGCATGATCTTTCTGGCCTCGTGTCCTGTCCCGACATCAAGTTCACCGACTCTCAGATAAAATGCTACATGAAGCAGTTGTTGAGTGGAATGGAGCATTGCCACTCGCGAGGAATATTGCATCGAGACATCAAGTCGTCCAACATCCTAGTAAACAATCAAGGGGTCTTGAAAATAGCTGATTTTGGGCTTGCAAACTTTGCCAAACCTAAGAAGCAGCAGAACTTGACTGGCCGGGTAGTAACATTGTGGTATCGCCCTCCCGAGCTTCTCTTGGGCGACACCAACTATGGCGAGGCCATCGATCTCTGGAGCGTTGGTTGTATTTTTGCTGAAATGTTCATTGGAAGACCTCTCCTTAAGGGTAGAACTGAGGTTTGGACTTCTTTTTCTAATCCTTTTTTGATGTTTTCTTCATTCTAGTTGGAATTTGTTGGcatatgaaacaaaaataactacAACAATATCTCACATGTGCAGGTGGAACAATTGCACAAAATCTTCAAACTTTGTGGTACTCCAGCAGAGGACTACTGGAAAAGCTCAAAACTTCCTCTAGCTCAGATGTTTAAACCACAACAATCCTACGAAAGCACACTTCACGAACGGTGTAGAGAGTTTCCAAAAGGCGCCACTAGCCTTATAGAGACGTTTCTTTCGTTTGAACCTCACAAGCGTGGAAGTGCTTCGTCCGCTCTTTCCTCAAAGGTGATAATCACCATCAACCTAATCTTTCATTTTATTGCTAGTAATAATTTAAGTTTTATGAAAATAACATATATGCACATTTCAGTACTTCCGTACGAAGCCATATGCATGTGATCCATCAAACTTGCCCAAGTACCCGCCCAACAAAGAGATAGACGCCAAATATCGCGAAGATGCAAAAAGGTTACTCGTTTTCTTTCATATGAACATCTTCATTTATGGGATCAGAATAGATAGATGACaatagtttcatttttgttCAGAAGGAAAGCTGGTGCTACAAGTAGACTTCCAAGAAAAATCCGTAAATCATCCATAGACGGAGGATCAAGCGAGGTTGttcatctctctctcattctctctaGCTCTGGGTGATGTAATGTATGTTGTTGAGCTTGATGGAGGTTGTGTTTTTATAGGAGAGTGGAAATGGATTTATGAGAAGAAGTGGGAGGACATCATCATTTCAACAAGCAGATTACGATACAATGTCACAGGCATCAAGAATGACAGAGGAATCGCAAACATCAACCACCAAGTCTGTGCCCATCCAACATTCCGCTTTCCCTATGCACGACATCTCCAGGCGCCACCACTTATATGCCAATCATCTCGAATCTGAGCCTCAGCCTTTTTCCACGGTAATGAGACAAAAAAAACGTTATAACTCAATATCATAATCCCAAAATGTTTACTAGAGAATGTGTTTGGATTGAAATAGGATAGTAGCAATATAAGGAGGAAGAGCAAGGTGACTTTTTCAGGGCCGATCGTGTATATGTCAGAACAACGCAAAGATCTTGGAAGATCGTAACGTTTCTCTACAGCTACGCCGATTGTTTAAGAATAATGGAATTAAATTGTTTGAAATGAAGAAACTATAATGTGTGCAGATGTGTGATGAAGAGATCCAAAGTCAGGAAATGAACATCTCAAAGCTTTGTGGCTTGGTTTTGATTGACCCTCCAAATATTTAATTCTCTAACTCTAGACTTTTTGGCATAGCACCAAAGCAACCATCTTTAGTGTCCCAAGTTTGAAACTTGGGTCATTTGAAAGAGTAGCAATAGCCAAAGCCGAATACAATCAATTCCCCCAACCCCTTTTTGCCTTGTGGAGAGACCTATTCTGTTCTCTTCTTAATTCCTTttgtttttctcttttcctCAAGAGTGTATATTGTATAATACTgagtaatttaattttcatgttCATGGGTTGGTATTTTACTTTCTATATATTGCACAACATCATGTTCCCTCCATTAGAATATCAGTTTATGAAACATCATCCTATCAATAACAAAACACAGTATCATTTTTAATTCAATACAAGAACAccccaattaaaattaaaaaatgctaAAGCCAAATGAAAAAGTTGATCAGTGTAGAAAATGCCTCAGAGATCTTGGTGGATAAATAATCATCAGATGGTAATACCATCAAGAGTAGCAAATATGATCTGCATCATTGGCAGACGATTTTAAAGGAATTTAAAACTAACACAAATATAATTAGTGATTGATCGAATAGTAATCACAAATCAAAATCTTATCGACAATCCATCTAATTTTTTCATCAATCAATGTATCAACATGAATCAACGTAGATTGGTTAAATAGCCGATTAGAAATGATTGCATTGCACTTTCAGACTTCAAATAACAATACTCCTTATGCAATTGTGAGATACCGTTTAATCAAACCAATTTTTTGGAAACAGAGAAAAGAAATCATAAATTGAAATAAAGGTGAGAGAGATGTAGGGCAATACCGCCGCTGTTTGCTGCAGAAACAAAAGCAGCAAAGCGACGGAAGAGCCCATTGTTGTGCGCCGATCACACTAACGTGCGCCACGTAAAACCTCTCTCGTGGAATACCACGCCACCCCTTCTCTCCCGGGGGAAGCGCTCGGCCTACGGCGCTGCTTTCGTTTCAATTGCATTTCTCCTTCCCCTTATTTATACTATCACACACCCCAATTTAGGGCTAAGCTCTCACTCAAATTCCTCCTTTACCCCTCTATCAACATTTTTAAattctttttatgtttatttcatcTTTGAAAATTTGTGTTTCAATTTGTTAAATAAGTAATCGATTTACGTTTGTcttttgaaaattgaaatcatTTTTTTGATTGGGTAATCGATTAGTGGACACTATTTACACGTCACACGTGTGGTCTGCTTTGTTCACtatcggcggacaatcccaaTAGTCCCAcccttttttgtccacaacTCCAATTTATTTGTCTGCGCTCACAAAAAAAGTTGTATGTAGCTATAaagtggacacttccaatagccccaaaatttcaCTTAATCTCATCCttccaatttttttcttataattAAAGATTGATatctaattatacattaaaattaacTTATTTATTAATCacataaaaatacaaataattatcAATGATGGAGTACATCTCCTTCACGTCACCACAAATCAAATCCACATGCATACTCTCCTCTCAaccaaaatcaacaaaaaaaaaaccatggCCTCCTCCGCCACCACCGTCGCCGGCGGCGAAGATCACCACCTCACAATCCAAAACATCAAGGTCCAGCAGCTCCCGCACCTCCTCCACACCCTCCCTTCCCTCCGCAGCCACCCAAACCCCCTCTGACTCCAACCCCTTCTTCCACCTCTCCTCCGAATTCTATGGGGCGGCTGGcacgcctataggcgcggcgatcGGTGCCCGGCGCGTCCTTGCATAAAACTCGCCGGAGGGCCTTCCGCCCCAAAAATGgcgtccgcctcggggcggacgctTCCTCCACTATAGCTCAGCGGGGCGGCAGCGGAatgggggcggccggcgcgccacctctatagtggacacccttatgCTTCGGTTTGTGTCACtcagtaattattttttaaatttaatattgaaacTTTTCATCGTATGTATGGATGTCAGTACATATTGCAATCTATAGGCTGACCGAATATTCTACTAAATTTTAGAGGGTTAAGATTCGGAATTTTTAGTtcaataaaattataacttGATTAGCTCATAGTGCTAGTAGGCTAACCTGAAACCCGATGAACTGGCCCGGTGGATTAGACCTAAGTGCAATTAATTTTTACTATTAGTCTATTTGACACTTAACTCGATACTTCattgatgtgttttttaatataaataactaaaaaaaccaacttcaattttatactagtattaaatatacattatattttaatataataataaataaataaacaaatatgtaatcatattttattataagcatatatctcaaaattattataattaaatattttacattctataaatatgattaatttttattattatatattgaattcatCACATGTTATTTATAGGTGGCAACCCTATTAGCATACTGGGCTAACCTTAAACCCGAATACTTAGGGttatgattgaatattttaCAATTCGATAAAAATTGCGATTTGATTAGCTCGTACCCGGTTAATCCACAACCTAAATAGGATTGGCTCGAAATCCGCTGAAGTGACTCGATTGATATCCCTAGTTCTATGTTCATTTgcttatatatattttttcttattacAGTAATGATTTCAGCAATACTTAATTTATACTacgtacttttttttattattgtttatattttgagtttatttttatactactaGCTCGTCATCTTTTTGAGTTGGTGTTTTGTGACATAAAAACAATTTTGTATCCAACTTACTTTTTTTTGTATCAAAGTACTCCGGCATGTTGTGTCCCAATTCAACAATTTAATTTGGAGtgaaattaaaatgataaaattgattAAACTTGAAATTATCGTGATAGAATTGGTAACTGGAAAAATAACAGAATAGCTACAATTATTAAAAGtttgataaaatgaaataataaaatgactAAATATTTGGATAGATCCTTATCCttgaaagaaatgaaaaaggaTACTCACATTGCGGTGAAGATTCAAGTTCATGGTGATTTAATGTAATTTAAACCAGACCATGGGCAATAGTTATGTGATAACTAAATACACTTATTATTGTGATTATTTTACTTACATAGTGGAAATCCAGTGCATTAGTCCATACCGGCACGTAGCCATTTCAAAATTAGAGAAGTTAACAAAATTCTACTtatgacataattttgggaagtTAGTGAACATTCAAACACTGGAAAGTTATGCATTCAGTCTCTATTGAAACATAATTTTGGGTAATGCAATtagtacataatttaaatcatcaAACTTGGTCATGGGATTTCCAACACTTATACCACATCACAAATCaaaccattttttttttatcttgcaTCATCGTCTAGCCTCACGATTGTTGGTATTTGCCCATTGTTGACGAAGCTAATCTTGTTCAACCTCACACAGCCTAGGACCTGCTCCGGAAGCTCTTCTGGCTTCTGAGCCTGTTTGCAACGGCACAATTTCAGAGTCAGTTTGTGTACCTAGCTTTAATACCAATTTTGAATACTTGTATGTACGATTGTTGTTAGCCGATAGACCATCATACACGTCCATGCATGTGTAGCACTTCTCGCGTGCCTAACACCAATGATATTTACCTCGTCTCAACTGAGACTGGTAGTAATTTCGAATACATGAATGTACGTAGAGATTCTCAGAATTCTAACTAACCTGAATTGTCAATCCAAGATCCAATATTCCATTGCCTAACCGCTCACGGAATGCATCAAGTCCCTTCCTTGCTATGAAGCTGAAGTGATGGATGTCAAGATCAACCTCAAAGTAGTTGGGACCCTGTGTAAAAGATCAAGATCAATATGCAGCTAGGAAACGAAAAAAGAGCACTAGAAATAGTCAGAACAattaaagaaagaagaaaagaacCAATTCAATCCATAAGCAGAAGAAATCCCTCACCTCATAGAAGCTGTGCTGAGGGCGAGAAAGAACAGGCTTTTCGTTGTACACGTTAAGAAGCTTTCTCTCCGTATTATTTGAGACGAGATCATCAGGATTAACCACCCCAACCATGATTTTCAGTCTTTCTCTGAAAGGAATAGTTGATTCTTTTCTGTAGCCTTTAACAACCTCCTTTTCGTCCTCGATAAATTTCTGCAGCCAAAAAGgattcaaaatgaaaaaaaaaatgagaaaggcACTAATCGAAATTACACTTGGAGATTGCAGTTATTACAGAATCCTAACATGTAAGAAGAAATCACTTTAACTAATTTGAACAGTAGAGCAATAACTAGTGTTGCAATCAAttgtttttatttgatttgatagAGAAAATGCATGATAGATTTCTGCAGGAGCTAAAAAAATGTATGATAGTACCTTGATCATTTCTTGGAAATGGGGAGATATGTCGGTCTCAAAAGTCTCCGAGAGCTTAAAATATAGCACGAGGCTCAAGCCCTCCCCGTCCCCTTCGCAAAGAAACATAGAAGGTGCATATGTGGGCAGCTGCAACAACACAAAAAACACATCAAGCCAGTGTTTGAGAGTCACATTACAATGATCTATTCTTGAATAGGACAACACAATCACCTGAATGTTAACAATTAGCAGTGGGGGCACTCCCCCTTCAGATGTTATAGAAGGCAGTTCCAAGTGCTGAGCAATGTGGTTAATCTTTTTATGGCATGCAAAAAGATCCACGCCGATTGGAACGAAAGGAGTGACATCTGGTGCAGGATCCTTCTTCTTGTCTCTGCAAAACTACATCATTCAGACATGTGTAGAATCATATGTCTTAACATTTTTAACAGGGACAATGCGTACTTGAAAAAGCTAGGTCCACGGAGCTTAAATGTGGATGGCAAAATCTCGGACCAACTTCCAGGAGATGGCTTTCCGTCAGTTGTACAAGGAATCAACAAGCCGGCCCTAGGGCGATAAAGATACTTTGTTGCTGATGCACCTGTATCGAGTTATGTTAAAATCAGAGCTGGATGTGATTGTTCAGTTGGGCACATAATAAGCTTAATAGGTTACTTACAAAGTTCATTTGTTTCTTCCTCAATAGACTTTTTTGTGATGGAGAGCCTGATAATAGTTGCTGACTTTCTTTGAGATTGGGTTTCTGCGTTGTGCATCTTGTTGTTGACACTTAAGGTGGGAACCAATGCCGGCAAGACAGACTTCACTATGGTCTCGGACGTCTTATCATCATGCTCACTAGTATCAACTTTGATACCGTTAAAACTCAAGTAGGCCCGGTCTAGTTTTAGTGTCTTCACAGAACCAGAATCTTCACTGTTCACTAAGCCAGAACGCTCTTTTCTTTGGGTATCTATTAGCATTACTCCATTTTTGCTTGAGAACAAGTCTTTAAGATTACTCTTGCTATCTACTTCACAGTGAAGAACTTGCCCATTTGCATATGGGACATAATCTACACAACAATAAAGTAGAATGATGGTGATCCCAATAAACTAATGCTGGTAGTATGTGATTGTATACCTCCATGTACACTACTAAAGTCATCATCAGAGTCGGACTCCAGTAAGCTGACCGTGTCAAACCATTCTTCCTGGTACATTGCTGTCGAAATAAGTATATCTCGTCATTCTTTAACATAGCCATGCTCATAAAGTTTGGCAAGAACATAGGAGACTAGAATTCTGAGTTTAGAGGAGAAGATATGCATACCATTGACATCAATTTGACTGTGGTGAAATTGCAGCTGAGTGAGATGGAAAGTAGAATTAGAGACTGATGATCTTCTGCATTTGGTAGTTGTGTGGACAAACTCACTAACAGCGAAATCTGTGGACACGTGACCTCCCTTCCTGTTTACCTCTGAAGCTGATTTCACGAGTCTCTTTTTGGAGCGACCATAGTACCTCCTTACTCTACTACTTTTTGATGGTTTAATTGCTATATATGGAGATGATACACAAGCACCCATTATAGAAATTCAGTCACTAAATCTCTGCAAAATATAAGGTGCGCCTCACTATCGCATACATTTTCATCAAAAATACTGCTTGCTAGACTCACATACCTTAGCATGACATTTATGAACAACGAAGCACCTTACAGCTGCAACAAGTGCAGTCCTCCCCTTTCAATGGTCAAAGATGAGAAAAAAGATTCATGAAATGCATTCTCCACTTCCCCTGATGAACTAAAAACACATCAAGAGTGCTAAGTGTGAGCCTAATTCAGAAAATTATGGAAATTTAACCAAGATACCAATCATATCCAACACTAATGACCATTTCCAACTAGTAATGGCATACCACTTGAAATAAAAGATAGCAAACATCAACAGATGAAACAATGTAACACACCATTTTTTGTTGATACTTTACCTAAGT is part of the Salvia splendens isolate huo1 chromosome 6, SspV2, whole genome shotgun sequence genome and encodes:
- the LOC121809823 gene encoding protein IMPAIRED IN BABA-INDUCED STERILITY 1-like, with product MGCINSKNTQTESPEYRRRHSSTSSRRRNINGRRRPSAASSLLHSTTSYGPLEGIKEEPEKEEGLVEDEEEVYIKEKDSSRHSSVNRKAALFSFKFGRMTEGEHVAAGWPSWLSAAAGEVIEGMLPLRADSFKRLEKIGQGTYSEVYRARHIESGKTFAVKKVRFDSFQPKSVKFMAREIRILRRLDHPNVMKLEGIITSKLSSHIYLVFEYMEHDLSGLVSCPDIKFTDSQIKCYMKQLLSGMEHCHSRGILHRDIKSSNILVNNQGVLKIADFGLANFAKPKKQQNLTGRVVTLWYRPPELLLGDTNYGEAIDLWSVGCIFAEMFIGRPLLKGRTEVEQLHKIFKLCGTPAEDYWKSSKLPLAQMFKPQQSYESTLHERCREFPKGATSLIETFLSFEPHKRGSASSALSSKYFRTKPYACDPSNLPKYPPNKEIDAKYREDAKRRKAGATSRLPRKIRKSSIDGGSSEESGNGFMRRSGRTSSFQQADYDTMSQASRMTEESQTSTTKSVPIQHSAFPMHDISRRHHLYANHLESEPQPFSTDSSNIRRKSKVTFSGPIVYMSEQRKDLGRS
- the LOC121808489 gene encoding probable WRKY transcription factor 4, with the protein product MGQTVGDAPPSSRAKPTIQVPPRGSAGFLYANGSGPGFSPGPMTLVSSFFPEQSPFSFSQLLAMASPLADSHARVSDSGNNTEGRKSMSITPVFMVPPGLSPSGLMSPLQSPFGMSHQQALAHVTAQAALSHSIMHIQEDFQHSSSAEAIANHSSSAKTEALMQPTKPSPPDPENMNKESAEASQSGKTAATDKPANDGYNWRKYGQKNVKASECPRSYYKCTHPNCPVRKKVERTLDGHISEITYKGQHNHDPPKPTKGGKDSLALDTSTNAQVNSVLASQKQTETARLSESQNPPTTSQQSFDPYTVATHKDGTKDTAIVVDEGDVDVPTAKRRSLDNSQSVPASSHQAAPDSKIVLQTRSEVDLLDDGYKWRKYGQKVVKGNPHPRSYYRCTYAGCNVRKHVERASADPKSVITTYEGKHNHDIPIGKHGAASQHVKTQKVTASNDLSEIGYGNKDQIPTTLQLKEEHIAT
- the LOC121809824 gene encoding uncharacterized protein LOC121809824, encoding MGACVSSPYIAIKPSKSSRVRRYYGRSKKRLVKSASEVNRKGGHVSTDFAVSEFVHTTTKCRRSSVSNSTFHLTQLQFHHSQIDVNAMYQEEWFDTVSLLESDSDDDFSSVHGDYVPYANGQVLHCEVDSKSNLKDLFSSKNGVMLIDTQRKERSGLVNSEDSGSVKTLKLDRAYLSFNGIKVDTSEHDDKTSETIVKSVLPALVPTLSVNNKMHNAETQSQRKSATIIRLSITKKSIEEETNELCASATKYLYRPRAGLLIPCTTDGKPSPGSWSEILPSTFKLRGPSFFKDKKKDPAPDVTPFVPIGVDLFACHKKINHIAQHLELPSITSEGGVPPLLIVNIQLPTYAPSMFLCEGDGEGLSLVLYFKLSETFETDISPHFQEMIKKFIEDEKEVVKGYRKESTIPFRERLKIMVGVVNPDDLVSNNTERKLLNVYNEKPVLSRPQHSFYEGPNYFEVDLDIHHFSFIARKGLDAFRERLGNGILDLGLTIQAQKPEELPEQVLGCVRLNKISFVNNGQIPTIVRLDDDAR